The Streptomyces sp. NBC_00454 DNA segment GCACCTCGGGCAGCCCGGGGTTGTAGTACAGCTTGCCGCCGTAGGGGACGGTCCAGCCGCGGTTGCGGCGGGCCGGGTGCTCGGGAACGAGCCGGCCCGGGTCGGTGTGGTTGGCCACCCGGTACGGGTTGAACCAGGCGTGCAGCCGGAGCCCCCGGGCGTGCGCTTCGGTGACGGCGGTGCCGAGCGGGTCCCATCCGGGATCCACTCCCTGCTCACCGGTCAGCCACTGGGACCACGGCTCGCGCGCCGAGGGCCACATCGCGTCGGCGGTCGGGCGGACCTGGAGGATCACCACGTTGAGGCGGCGGGCGACGGCCCGGTCGAGCAGGCGGAGCAGCTCGGCGCGCTGTTCGGAGGCGGGCAGTCCGCTCTCTGAGGGCCAGTCCACGTTCTGCACGGAGGCGGCCCACACCCCTCTGAACTCGGTCTTTTCCGCCTCGGGCGCCTCGGACGCCCCCCGCTCCCGCGCCGCCGCGGCCCTCTCGGATCCCCGTACCGCTTTCGCCGGGGCGGCCGTCGCCGCCGCCGCCAGCACCCCCGCCGCGCCGGCCAGCATCCCCCGCCTCCCGATGTGCGCCATGTGACGACTCCGTTCCGCTCCGTGACATTGCCTGGTGTCCGCCCAGCATGCCCGCCCCGGCCCGACACGCCGGGCAAGGACGGGGGTAACGTCGGGGGGCGTGGCGGGCGCCGGAACGCAGTTACCACTGCACGAGTACGGGGGACCCGCGATGGAGAGCAGCGAAAGGCACGATGTGACGGACCTCCCAGACGACATCGCACGCGTCGGCGTAGTGGGCTGTGGCCAGATGGGCGCGGGCATCGCGGAGGTGTTCGCCCGCAGCGGTCTCGAGGTGATGGTCGCCGAGACCACCGGCGAGGCCCTGGAGCTCGGACGGACCCGCCTGCACACCTCGCTGACGAGGGCCGCCGAACGCGGCAAGATCAGCGAGGAGGAGCGGGACGCGACCCTGGCCCGCCTGTCGTTCACCACCGACCTCGGCGAGTTCGCCGACCGCGACCTCGTCATCGAGGCGGTCGTCGAGAACGAGCAGGTCAAGACGGAGATCTTCCAGGTCCTCGACCAGGTGATCACCCGCCCGGACGCGATCCTCGCCTCCAACACCTCCTCGATCCCGCTGGTCAAGCTGGCCGTCGCGACCTCGCGGCCCGACCAGGTCATCGGCATCCACTTCTTCAACCCGGCACCGGTGCAGCAGCTCGTCGAGCTGATCCCGGCGCTGACCACCAGCGACGAGACCATCAAGCGGACCGAGGCCCTGGTCGGCGGCGTGCTGAACAAGCACGCGATCCGCGCCCAGGACCGTTCCGGCTTCGTCGTCAACGCGCTCCTCATCCCGTACCTGCTGTCCGCGATCCGGATGTTCGAGTCCGGCATCGCGAGCCGCGAGGACATCGACAACGGCATGGAGCTGGGCTGCGCCCACCCGATGGGCCCGCTGAAGCTCGCGGACCTCATCGGTCTGGACACGGTGGCCTCGGTGGCCGACTCGATGTACGCGGAGTTCAAGGAGCCCCTGTACGCGGCTCCCCCGCTGCTCCAGCGGATGGTCGACGCCGGCCGCCTCGGCCGCAAGACCGGCTCGGGCTTCTACCCGTACGGCTGACCGCCGCACCGGTCGCCGGCGCCGGGTCCCGGTCCGGTCACGGCGCTAGCCGAGCCGCAGGTGGTGCAGTAGCAGCAGCCCGGCCGCCATATTGGCGGCCGGGACCTCGCCGCGCGCGATCATGTCCGGCACCAGCTTGAGCGGGACCCATGCGCGGCGCGAGGACTCGAAGGCGTCCTCGGGGTGGCCGATGTACGTGGCTCCGTCCGCCCAGTAGAGGTGGTGGCGGGCGTCGGTCAGCCCGTTGGACGGCTCCACGGTCATCAGGTGGCGGAGCGGGCCGGGCCGCCAGCCCGACTCCTCCTCCATCTCCCGGGCGGCGGCCTCCTCCAGCGATTCGCCGTCCTCGACCACCCCGGCGGGCAGTTCCCAGCCCCAGCTGTCGGTGATGAAGCGGTGGCGCCACAACAGCAGCACCTCGTTGGCCTCGTTGACGGCCGTGGCGACGGCGACCGGGCGCAGCCGGATCACGAAGTGGTCCAGGTGCCGGCCGTCGGGGAGTTCCACATCGGCGAGGTTCACGTCGAACCAACGGTTGGCATACACGGTTTGCTCACTCAGGTTCATCCACTGCACGGTTCTGCCACCTTCCGATCGAGTAGGTGGCAACATGGCAGCAGTTCACCCGGTCACAGGGGAACGCGCAGCGCTCCGTCGATGAGCTCCGCGGTCTCCTCCGCACCCGAACAACCGCTGGTCAGCAGCTGTTCGCGGACCGCCCGAAGCCGGTCGCGAAGCCGCAGCGACTCCATGCCCTTGGCCCGCTCGGCCATCTCCGCCGCCGAAGCCACCGCCTGGTCTGCCTCGCCCTGGCGCAACTGGATCTCGCACAGCATCGCGAGGCGGTGCACACGGCCCCGGTCGTGCGCGGGGGTCCCCACCGCCGCCGCGGCCTGCTCATGGGCCCCCCGCAGGTCCCCCATCCCCAGCAGCGCCTCGGCCACCTGTACGTTGACCAGCCCGGGCTGCACGTACCCCGTCTCGTCGGGCTCCGTGCCCGGCCTGATCCGCTCCGCGGCCGCCTCCGCGTTGCGGATGCATGCCAACGCGGCGGCCGTGTCTCCGAGTTGGGCGTACGCCTTGGCCTGCATGGCGTACAGGTCGGCGGCCAGCGCCGGGGTGGTGTGCCGGCCCGCGGCGCGCAGGGCGGCCTCGGCGAAGGCCACGGCCTGGCGGAACTCCCGTAGGTGCAGGGACTGGTTGACGATCAGCGCGATCACGTACGCCCCCAACCCGCGGTCCCCGCTCGCCTTGGCCAGCCGCAGGGCCTGGTGGAAGTACCGCTGGGCCAGCCCGTGGGCGTCCGAGTCGTACGCGCAGATCCCCGCCACCGCCACCAGGGAACCGGTCGCCCGGTGCAGGCTGCGGCCGAGCCCGTCGGAGTAACTGCCGCGCAGCATCGGGGCGGTCTCGCTGCCGAGGAAGCGCACGATCCGGTCGCGGGTGGCCACGCCGCCGGCCCGGCGGTACATCAGCTCGTAGTGCGCGCGGGCGGCCCGCAGGATCTCGATGTGCTCGGGGCCGACCCGGGTGGGCCCCTCGCGGGACACGTCGGCGTCCTCCGGCGGGTTCTCCCACTCCCACACCGGCATCACGGCGGGCGTCCCCGTGAGGGCCTCGGCGCTGAGCATCGGGAGCCGGCCCTGCCCGTCGGAACGCCACAGGGCGGCCGCCCGGTCGACGAAGCCGCTGAGCGGGGACGCGTGCGAGCCCGCGCCCTGCTGCCCCGGCACCCCGAACCCGACGTCGTCGAGGCACAGCGCCCGGCCCAGCCTGCCTCCGACCACCTCGCAGATCAGGTCGGGCACCTGCCCGCGGGGCCGCTGCCCCTTCAACCACCGTGCCACGGCGGTGTGTTCGTAGCGCAGTGCCAGTCCCCGGGTGCGGCCCGCCTGGTTCACGTGCGCGGCGAGTCCGGCGTGGGACATGCCCGCCTCGGCGAGGAGGGCATCGAGCAGTGCGTTGGGCTGCATAGGCCCCTCCAAGGGCTCGTCGAACCCAGGCTAATGGGTGAGGGGTTCACACGGGGTGTGAACGCAGTACGCGCATAAATGCGATACGCACCCTCCCGGGGGACCCCCTGCGGGCGCTTCACTTAAGGGCCTCGCCAAGAGGTAGCCCGGGTCGTCGGCTCCCCCTCGTACAGTGCGACGACCCGAAAACCGCGCCGCCCGTCCTGTTGTCTGCCCGACACTCCACGGCAGGCGGGCGGCGCGCTTCGGCTCCGCCGGGCCCTGGTTGGTCGCCGGGCCCCGTCCGAGCCGGACCGAACGCGTGCCGGGCCCACCCACCGGGCCCGGCCCGCGTGGTCCCCGATTCCGGCGCGGACGTCCGCGCCCCAGCCGCCCGGACGTCCGCGCCCCGGCGCCCACGGAGCCCTGCGGGCGGCTTCCCCCACCCCGCCCCTTCCCGAAACCGGGGCTCTGCCCGGACCCCGGTCCTCAAACGCCGGACGGGCTGGAGTATTCAGCCCGTCCGGCGTTTGAGGACCGGGTCCGGGCAGAGCCCGGGGAACGGTGGAAGGGCGGGTAGGGGACCAGCCCCGCAGGGCCCGGCCCGCCCCACGCAGCCAGGGAACGCATAAGGGGGCGCACCCCGGATCGGGATGCACCCCCTCAGGCCAAGCTCCGGCGGCTACGCTCCGCGCAGCACCGCGCCCGTGCGCTCACCGGCCAGGGCAACGGCCGCGTCACGCGCCGCCGTCGACTCCTCAGCCGTCAGCGTCCGGTCGGCCGCCCGGAAGCGCAGCGCATAGGCCAGGGACTTCTTGCCCTCGCCCACCTGCTCGCCCTCGAAGACGTCGAACAGCCGCAGCGACTCCAGGAGCTCACCGGCTCCCTTGCGCAGCGCGGCCTCGACCGTGGCGGCCGGAACCGACGCGTCGACGATCAGCGCCACGTCCTGGGTCGCCACCGGGAAGGAGGAGATCCGGGGCGCCTGGAGGGCCTCGCCGCCGGCCGCCGCGAGGCGGTCCAGGTCGAGCTCCATCGCGCTGGTGCGGGCCGGCAGGCCCATCGCCTTGACCACCCGCGGGTGCAGCTCACCGGCGTGGCCGATGACCGTCTCCACCCCGTCGAGGGTGACGATCAGCTCGGCGCAGCGGCCCGGGTGCCAGGGGCCGTACTGGCCCTGGCGCACGACCAGCTCCGCACCGGCCTCGACGGCCAGCGAGCGGGCCGCCTGGATCGCGTCGGCCCAGTCGGCCGGGTGGCCCTTGCCCCACCAGCCGGCCTGCTCGCGGGCCCCGGCCAGCACGACCGCGGCGTAGCGCGGCTGCGCGGGCAGGGCCGCGTTCAGGGTGGCGATCTCCTCGTCGGTGGGACGCCGGTCGGCGGGCAGCCGTACGGCTACGCCCGGCTGCGCGGCGGCCCGGAAGACCGAGCCGGTCTCGAAGAGGGCGAGGTCGTGGCTGCCGCGGCTGTCGTTGCGGCGCAGCGCGCCGAGCAGACCCGGCAGCAGCGTGGTGCGCAGCGCCGGCTCCTCGTCGGAGATCGGGTTGACCAGCTTGACGACCTGGCGGGAGGCGTCGTGCGCGGACAGCTGGAGCTGGTCGAAGACGCCCTCCCCGACGAAGGGGTAGCTGAGCGCCTCCACGTAGCCCGCGCCGGCCAGCGCGCGGCCCACCCGGCGGTGCAGCTGCTGCCGGGCGGTCAGACCGCGGCCGGAGGGCACCTGCGGGAGGGTCGACGGGAGGTTCCCGTAGCCCTCCAGCCGGATGACCTCTTCGGCGAGGTCGTTGGGCTCGGCGAGGTCGGGCCGCCACGAGGGGACGGTGACGACGAGCTCGTCCTGGCCGTAGACGTCGCAGCCGACCTCCTGGAGGCGGCGTACGACGGTCTCGCGGCCGTACTCCATGCCGGCGACCCGGTCGGGGTGGTCCGCGCTCATCGCGATGGTGTGCGGGGCGCCCGGGGCGGTGAGCTCGGTGACTCCGGCCTCGGCGGTGCCGCCGGCGAGCAGGACGAGCATGTCCACGGTGCGCTGCGCGGCCGCGGCGGCGGCCTGCGGGTCCACACCGCGCTCGAAGCGCTTGGAGGCCTCGGAGGACAGCTTGAGGCGGCGGGCGGTGCGCGAGATCGACACGGAGTCGAAGTGCGCGGCCTCCACGACCACCTCGGTGGTGCCGGTGACCACGCCGGTCGCCGGGTCCGTGACGGAGTCGGCGATCTCGGTGTTGGCCCCGCCCATGACGCCGGCGAGCCCGATGGGGCCGCTGTTGTCGGTGATCACCAGGTCCTCGGCGTCGAGCGTGCGCTTGACCCCGTCGAGGGTGGTGAACTTCTCGCCCTGCTCGGCACGGCGGACGCCGATGGCGCCGTCGATGCGCGAGCGGTCGTAGGCGTGCAGCGGCTGGCCGAGCTCGAGCATCACGTAGTTGGTGATGTCGACGGCGAGCGAGATCGGGCGCATGCCCGCCTTCTGCAGGCGGCGCGTGAGCCAGATCGGGGAGCGCGCCTCGGGGTCGAGACCGGTCACGGTGCGCGCGGTGAAGCGGTCGCAGCCCTGCGGGTCGTCGATCTTGACGGCGTAGCCGTACGAGTTCGGCGCGGGCACGTCGAGCAGTGCCGGGTCGCGCAGCGGCAGGCCGTACGCGGTGGCGGCCTCGCGGGCCACACCGCGCATGGACATGCAGTAGCCGCGGTCCGGGGTGATGTCGATGTCGAGGACCTCGTCGACCAGCTCCAGGAGCTTGATCGCGTCGGTGCCGACCTCGTGCTCGTGCGGCAGCACGATGATGCCGTGCGTGCCGTCGTCGCCCATGCCCAGCTCGTCGCCGGAGCAGATCATGCCGTGCGAGGTGCGGCCGTAGGTCTCGCGCGAGGCGATCGCGAAGTCGCCGGGCAGCACCGCGCCGGGCAGGACCACGACGACCTTGTCGCCGACGGAGAAGTTCCGGGCGCCGCAGACGATCTCCTGCGGCAGGCCGGTGCCGTTGGCGTGGCCGACGTCCACCGTGCAGAAGCGGATCGGCTTGCGGAAGCCTTCCAGCTCCTCGATGGTCAGCACCTGGCCGACGACGAGCGGGCCCTTGAGCCCGCCGCCGAGCTGCTCGACGGTCTCGACCTCGAGGCCGGCGTCGACGAGCTTGGTCGCGACGTCGCGACCGGTTTCACCCGCGGGGAGGTCGACGTACTCCCGCAGCCAAGAAAGCGGGACCCGCATCAGATCTCCATCCCGAACGGCCGGGTGAAACGGATGTCACCCTCGACCATGTCTCGCATGTCTTCGACGTTGTGGCGGAACATCAGCATCCGCTCGATGCCGAACCCGAAGGCGAATCCGCTGTACTTCTCCGGGTCCACACCGCAGGCGATGAGCACCTTGGGGTTGACCATTCCGCAGCCGCCG contains these protein-coding regions:
- a CDS encoding 3-hydroxybutyryl-CoA dehydrogenase — translated: MESSERHDVTDLPDDIARVGVVGCGQMGAGIAEVFARSGLEVMVAETTGEALELGRTRLHTSLTRAAERGKISEEERDATLARLSFTTDLGEFADRDLVIEAVVENEQVKTEIFQVLDQVITRPDAILASNTSSIPLVKLAVATSRPDQVIGIHFFNPAPVQQLVELIPALTTSDETIKRTEALVGGVLNKHAIRAQDRSGFVVNALLIPYLLSAIRMFESGIASREDIDNGMELGCAHPMGPLKLADLIGLDTVASVADSMYAEFKEPLYAAPPLLQRMVDAGRLGRKTGSGFYPYG
- the pheT gene encoding phenylalanine--tRNA ligase subunit beta produces the protein MRVPLSWLREYVDLPAGETGRDVATKLVDAGLEVETVEQLGGGLKGPLVVGQVLTIEELEGFRKPIRFCTVDVGHANGTGLPQEIVCGARNFSVGDKVVVVLPGAVLPGDFAIASRETYGRTSHGMICSGDELGMGDDGTHGIIVLPHEHEVGTDAIKLLELVDEVLDIDITPDRGYCMSMRGVAREAATAYGLPLRDPALLDVPAPNSYGYAVKIDDPQGCDRFTARTVTGLDPEARSPIWLTRRLQKAGMRPISLAVDITNYVMLELGQPLHAYDRSRIDGAIGVRRAEQGEKFTTLDGVKRTLDAEDLVITDNSGPIGLAGVMGGANTEIADSVTDPATGVVTGTTEVVVEAAHFDSVSISRTARRLKLSSEASKRFERGVDPQAAAAAAQRTVDMLVLLAGGTAEAGVTELTAPGAPHTIAMSADHPDRVAGMEYGRETVVRRLQEVGCDVYGQDELVVTVPSWRPDLAEPNDLAEEVIRLEGYGNLPSTLPQVPSGRGLTARQQLHRRVGRALAGAGYVEALSYPFVGEGVFDQLQLSAHDASRQVVKLVNPISDEEPALRTTLLPGLLGALRRNDSRGSHDLALFETGSVFRAAAQPGVAVRLPADRRPTDEEIATLNAALPAQPRYAAVVLAGAREQAGWWGKGHPADWADAIQAARSLAVEAGAELVVRQGQYGPWHPGRCAELIVTLDGVETVIGHAGELHPRVVKAMGLPARTSAMELDLDRLAAAGGEALQAPRISSFPVATQDVALIVDASVPAATVEAALRKGAGELLESLRLFDVFEGEQVGEGKKSLAYALRFRAADRTLTAEESTAARDAAVALAGERTGAVLRGA
- a CDS encoding NUDIX domain-containing protein → MLPPTRSEGGRTVQWMNLSEQTVYANRWFDVNLADVELPDGRHLDHFVIRLRPVAVATAVNEANEVLLLWRHRFITDSWGWELPAGVVEDGESLEEAAAREMEEESGWRPGPLRHLMTVEPSNGLTDARHHLYWADGATYIGHPEDAFESSRRAWVPLKLVPDMIARGEVPAANMAAGLLLLHHLRLG
- a CDS encoding transcriptional regulator, whose translation is MQPNALLDALLAEAGMSHAGLAAHVNQAGRTRGLALRYEHTAVARWLKGQRPRGQVPDLICEVVGGRLGRALCLDDVGFGVPGQQGAGSHASPLSGFVDRAAALWRSDGQGRLPMLSAEALTGTPAVMPVWEWENPPEDADVSREGPTRVGPEHIEILRAARAHYELMYRRAGGVATRDRIVRFLGSETAPMLRGSYSDGLGRSLHRATGSLVAVAGICAYDSDAHGLAQRYFHQALRLAKASGDRGLGAYVIALIVNQSLHLREFRQAVAFAEAALRAAGRHTTPALAADLYAMQAKAYAQLGDTAAALACIRNAEAAAERIRPGTEPDETGYVQPGLVNVQVAEALLGMGDLRGAHEQAAAAVGTPAHDRGRVHRLAMLCEIQLRQGEADQAVASAAEMAERAKGMESLRLRDRLRAVREQLLTSGCSGAEETAELIDGALRVPL